From the Neoarius graeffei isolate fNeoGra1 chromosome 1, fNeoGra1.pri, whole genome shotgun sequence genome, one window contains:
- the LOC132884847 gene encoding calphotin-like has translation MSVGTVYHASFPIFWDLYCSGPWVGAGDLVPAPQVYHEEPDFAHCAEPQDYTILPGQPDYPTGDLYCCGPWVVDGDLDPAPHMYQQEQDFADCAEIQAYAILPGQPDYSIGNLYCSGPWVEAGDLVPAPHVSQLQEQDFVHCAEPQDYVILPGQPDYPIGDLYCSGSWVVVGDLVPTPHVCQQEQDIAHCAEPQDYAILPGQEKPAAAAVPEAKPAAAAEPAAAAVAAAAVPAAKPAAAAAKPAAVPVAKPAMEPAAAVVPAVEPAAAVVPAVEPAAAAVPAVEPAAAAVPAAKPAAAVEPAAAAVLAANPAAAVEPAAAAVPAAKPAAAAEPAAAAAKPAAVPAVKPAAEPAAAAVPAAKPTAVPAVKPAAAVEPAAAAAKPAVVPAAKPAVVPGAAVVPAAKPAAVPEKNTEQRTSTTGVTWSSQVSDVSLFLIS, from the exons ATGTCGGTGGGAACTGTGTACCAT GCATCTTTCCCTATTTTCTGGGATCTGTACTGCTCTGGACCGTGGGTTGGAGCTGGTGACCTTGTCCCAGCTCCCCAAGTGTACCATGAGGAGCCTGACTTTGCTCACTGTGCTGAGCCCCAGGATTATACCATCCTGCCTGGCCAG CCAGATTACCCTACTGGGGATCTGTACTGCTGTGGACCGTGGGTTGTAGATGGTGACCTTGACCCAGCTCCCCACATGTACCAGCAGGAGCAGGACTTTGCTGATTGTGCTGAGATCCAGGCTTATGCCATTCTGCCTGGCCAG CCAGATTACTCTATCGGGAATCTATACTGCTCTGGACCGTGGGTTGAAGCTGGTGACCTTGTCCCAGCTCCCCATGTGTCCCAGCTCCAGGAGCAGGACTTTGTTCACTGTGCTGAACCCCAAGATTATGTCATCCTGCCTGGCCAG CCAGACTACCCTATTGGGGATCTGTACTGCTCTGGATCGTGGGTTGTAGTGGGTGACCTTGTCCCAACTCCCCATGTGtgccagcaggagcaggacaTTGCTCACTGTGCTGAGCCCCAGGATTATGCCATCCTGCCTGGCCAG GAGAAGCCAGCTGCAGCAGCCGTTCCAGAAGCGAAGCCAGCTGCAGCAGCGGAGCCAGCTGCAGCAGCGGTTGCTGCAGCAGCGGTTCCAGCAGCGAAACCAGCTGCAGCAGCTGCGAAGCCAGCAGCGGTTCCAGTTGCGAAGCCAGCAATGGAGCCAGCTGCAGCAGTGGTTCCAGCAGTGGAGCCAGCTGCAGCAGTGGTTCCAGCAGTGGAGCCAGCTGCAGCAGCGGTTCCAGCAGTGGAGCCAGCTGCAGCAGCGGTTCCAGCTGCGAAGCCAGCTGCAGCAGTGGAGCCAGCTGCAGCAGCGGTTCTAGCTGCGAACCCAGCTGCAGCAGTGGAGCCAGCTGCAGCAGCGGTTCCAGCAGCAAAGCCAGCTGCAGCAGCAGAGCCAGCTGCAGCAGCTGCGAAGCCAGCAGCAGTTCCAGCTGTGAAGCCAGCAGCGGAGCCAGCTGCAGCAGCGGTTCCAGCTGCAAAGCCAACAGCAGTTCCAGCTGTGAAGCCAGCTGCAGCAGTAGAGCCAGCTGCAGCAGCTGCGAAGCCAGCAGTGGTTCCAGCTGCAAAGCCAGCAGTGGTTCCAGGTGCAGCAGTGGTTCCAGCTGCGAAGCCAGCAGCGGTTCCAGAGAAAAACACTGAGCAGAGAACCTCCACCACTGGAGTTACTTGGAGCTCCCAGGTAAGTGATGTCTCTCTTTTCCTCATTTCATGA